GGTTGATTTTGTAATCAACGTAAGTAGACAGGTTTTTGTTAAAGTAGTAGTAAGTACCTACAGAAACGTATTTAACCAGATCTACACTGTGGCGTTTTTCGCCTTCACCCAGTTCTTTACCTTTGGACTGAACATAAGCCAGAGATGGTTTCAGACCCAAGTCAGAGAACAGATATTGTGCAACAGCTTCAAAGTTCTGAGTTTTGTTTGCGATGCCATTTAAGGTGTAGTCTTTAGTAGCTGCACCGTTTCCTTTAGTCATGTTACGGGTTTCACCGTACATTGCGGCCAGGTATACGTTGTTGGCATCGTATTTAGCACCAAAGTTCCATGCTTCAGCACGTTTACCGTGAGCGGAACCCTTAACCCAATCACCGTTTGCGCGGGTAGAGTTAGCGTAAGAAGCACCTAAGGTGATACCGTAACCTACGTTATAGGTAGTAGACAAGCCGTAACCGTCACCGTTCGCAGTTGCTCCGCTACGCTTATTTTTGGTGCGCTCGCTGTTTTGGCCTTGGTATTGCAGGGCAACGGTCAGGCCATCAACCAGACCAAAGAAGTCTGTGTTACGGTAAGTCAACAGGCCAGTTGCACGGCCAGTCATGTAGTTATCAGTTTTAGACATGGAGTCGCCGCCGAAGATTGGCAGTACGTCAGTCCATGCGGTGATGTCATAGTTTACGCCGTAGTTGCGGCCGTAATCCAATGTACCGTAGTTAGCAAATTTCAGACCCGCGAAAGCCAAACGAGTAGCAGTGTCTTGTTTACCTTCTTCAGTATGAGCTTTCAGGTTGTATTCCCAACGACCAAAACCAGTCAGTTGGTCATTGATCTGAGTTTCACCTTTGATGCCGATACGAGCGTAAGAAGCGTCGCCATCTTCACCGCTTCTGCCGTCTGCGATTTGGTGACGAACGTCGACTTTACCGTACAGATCCAGTTTATTGCCGTCTTTGTTAAAGATTTCAGCTGCGTTTGCTGTACCAGCAACCAGCAGAGCTGGGATGACCACTGCAAGAATATTGCGCTTCATTATTATTACCCTCATTGGTGTTATTCAGACACCTGCCACTGCCAAAAATAGAACACTAAAAAATTTTGGAACTATTTATGGGTATTGAGTGTCTTATTAGTCGGCGACCAGTGTTCCATTGGTAATGAATTTTATCTACCTTCAAAATGCTACAAAAGCGCAAAATCAGTAACAAAATGAAAATAGGTGTTTCAAAATGTAAATATCAGGGAACTTTTTTTATGTGCTTTTCGCCATAGAATAAAAAAAGCCAACTTTCGTCGGCTTTTTGCGGGATTGATTTTTAGCTTATTTATTAAGCCGATTCATTAGAAACTTGCGTTTCTTGGTGTCCGTGGGAAGGGGATAACGTCACGAACGTTGGATACGCCAGTCACATAAGCGACCAAACGTTCGAAGCCCAAACCGAAACCGGCATGAGGAACGGTGCCGTAACGACGCAGGTCACGATACCACCAGTAATCTTCTTTATTCAGACCCATTTCTTCCATACGCTGATCCAACCTATCCAGACGCTCTTCACGCTGAGAACCCCCGATGATTTCACCGATGCCCGGTGCCAGCACATCCATCGCCGCAACGGTTTTGCCATCTTCGTTCATGCGCATATAGAAGGCTTTAATGTCTTTTGGATAGTTTTTCATGATCACCGGCGCGTTGAAATGTTTCTCTGCCAGATAACGTTCATGCTCTGATGCCAAATCCACACCCCAGAACACCGGGTTTTCAAATTGCTGGCCGCAATTTTGCAGAATTTCGATGGCATCGGTGTAATCCAATTGAACGAAATCGGAATCAACAAATTTCTCCAGACGGGTGATCACTTCACTATCAACACGTTCTGCAAAGAAAGCCAGATCATCAGCGCGCTCTTCCAATGCCGCCTTGAAAACATATTTCAGCATCTCTTCGGAGAGCTTGGCGATATCATTCAGGTCGGCAAAAGCGACTTCCGGTTCAACCATCCAAAACTCGGCCAAGTGACGGCTGGTATTGGAGTTTTCTGCCCGGAAAGTAGGGCCGAAGGTGTAAACTTTGCTTAATGCGCAAGCATAGGCTTCACCGTTTAACTGGCCGGATACCGTCAGGAAGGCTTCACGGCCAAAGAAATCTTGGCTGAAATCCACTTCGCCTTTGTCTGTGCGTGGCAGGTTTTGCAGATCCAACGTGGAAACGCGGAACATTTCGCCGGCGCCTTCTGTATCTGATGCGGTGATCAGCGGGGAAGAGACCCAGAAGAAGCCTTTTTCATGGAAGAAACGGTGCAGTGCTTGGGCCAGTGTATGACGAACACGAGCCACTGCGCCGATCAAATTGGTACGCGGGCGAAGATGGGCGACTTCACGCAGGTATTCAATGCTGTGGCGTTTGGCCGCCATCGGGTAAGTATCAGGATCATCAACCATGCCAACGACAACAACGTGAGTCGCCTGCAATTCAAACGATTGGCCTTTACCTTGCGATTCCACCACCGTACCCGTGACTTCAACAGAACAGCCCGTGGTTAAATGTAATACTTCATCCTGATAATTAGGTAAATTATTATTAACGACGGCCTGTAATGGATTAAAGCAGGAACCGTCATAGACGGCGAGGAATGAGATACCAGCTTTAGAATCTCTCCTTGTACGTACCCAACCGCGAACGGTGACTTCGTTGCCAACCGGAACACGACCTTGCAGCACATCGACTACAGGCGCTACGCTCATAAATTTCTCTCTTTTTATATAGTGGATTAATAACTTGATAGATTGACTCAATACTCCCTTGATTAGGGAGCAGATCCTCTATCTTACTTGTCATCTCTCAGGAAACAAGAGGAAATTGCGGGTGTTAAGGCGGAAACAGAGGGAAAAGTGGCTTTTTTATTTGCGTAACCAGCACAAGACGGGTTACGCAAGAGAATAATTAGCCAGATTATACCGTTTTTCTATATTGCTTGCTCTAGACGGCCTTCTCTATATAAGGAAGGTCAAACGCCCGGCGTAACCTATCGACAAACTCATCATCTTCACAAATCGTTTTTCCGGGACTGTCCGAAAGTTTTGCTACGGGTCTGCCGTTGCATTCAACGAGCTTGATAACAATATTCAGCGGTTTTATGCCCGGAATATTGCAGGTCAGCCGTGTACCAATACCGAAAATAACATTAATTCTCTTATGAAAATGGCGATACAGCGCCAGTGCTTTTTGCAGATCCAAGCTGTCAGAAAATATCAATGTTTTCGTCATGGGATCGATACCCAGTGATTGGTAGTGTGCGATGGCCTTTTCACCCCACTCAATCGGATCACCCGAATCATGGCGCAGACCTTGGTAAGCTGTTGCTAATGGTTTGTCAAAATCCCGCAGGAAAGCATCCATCGTGATGCAGTCAGTCAGGGCAATGCCCAACTGGTTTGGATACTCATTTAGCCAGGTTTTCAGTGCAGCCCGCTGACTATTGGCGAGTTCCGGGCTAATCTGCTGGTGAGCCTGAAACCATTCATGGGCTTGTGTACCGAGGGGGGGAAGATCGAGCTGTTTCGCCAGTTGATAATTACTGGTGCCAATCAGATAAGGAAAGTTATTTTTCAGCTCATTGATAATGGCATATTGTACTCCGTGTGAAAAACGACGGCGAGTCCCAAAGTCCATCAACTTAAAACCGGACAGATCGATATTTGCTTCCGCCGCGTCTTTATAAAACAGTTCAATCAGTTTCCTTAGCTGGATAACGGCGTCTTCTGGTGTTATTTCAGGTGAACGATGACGATGAACCAATTCGCTGATCAGGGCAAGCAGAGGCACTTCCCACAAGATAACTTCGTGCCATAAACCCGCAATACGGATAGCTAATTGCCCTTCATGGGTAACAGAAATTTCGACTTGTTTAGGATTAAAGCGGAATGTTTTGCACCAGTTCAGGTAATCCTCTTTAAAGAACGGGAGGCGAGAAAGATAACCGACTTCGCGTTCTGTCAATGTTAAGTCTGCCATCATGTCAATTTGATGACGTAATGCTTCGGCGTATTCTCCAAGCAGCTCATCACCACGACAACGAAATTCGGCAACAACAGGAATCGTGCTGTAATGGTGGTACACTGCTTGCTGCATATGAAACTTATAAGCATCTGTATCAAGCAGTGATTTGATAATTGGGGTAGCGTCTAAAGTCATGGCGCGTCAGGCATCCTCGCGGAGCGTATTCGTGTCAGCTAAATCGATAAAGTCGGGAGAGTATAGCGTGATTATTGGGTTATTAAAGCCTATAACTGCATATATTTTCCCAAACTTAAAGATTAAGGTTAATCCATTTATAGATAATATCATGTTAAATAAGATATGAGATGACAATTCGCACGAAAGTACTAATATGCTGACTACATCATTTATACCTTTATTTCATAAGTTATTAACATCTAAAAAGAGAGACTTAGTGATTGAAAGAAGGGTTTCTCTGTGACAGCGTCAGCGATTTGAATGTTTCTATGGAAACGCAATAAGCTAGGCGTCTTGTGGATAAGGTTATACAGATGTTATCAATTAAATCTGTTAAAACACACCCGTTAAAGCACGCCTGTTAAAAATAATGGAAAAGGTTCCCTATGACACAACAGCGACTCGTTAAACACCGTCTGGATTATAAAGCACCAGATTACACAATAACTCACATTGACCTCGATTTTGAGCTGAATGCTGAGAAAACAACGGTGACCGCAATCAGTCAGGTAAAACGTCAGGTTAATGACATTACCCCACTGGTTCTGGATGGAGAAAATCTCACGTTAAAAAGTCTCTATATCGATGATAAAGCGTGGGAACATTATCAAGAACAGGAGGGAAAGTTACAGATTGAACAACTTCCAGCCCAGTTTACCCTGAAAATTGTGAATGAAATTAACCCGGCAGCCAATACCGCACTCGAAGGGCTGTATGTGTCTGGCGATGCCTTGTGTACCCAATGTGAGGCAGAAGGGTTCCGCCACATCACGTATTATTTGGATCGTCCGGATGTTCTGGCGTGTTTTACCACTCGCATAACCGCGGATAAATCCAAATATCCCTTCCTGCTTTCCAATGGTAACCGTATCGAGCAAGGCGTGCTGGAAGATGGCCGCCATTGGGTGAAATGGCAGGACCCATTCCCCAAACCGGCGTATTTGTTTGCCTTGGTGGCGGGGGATTTTGATGTCCTGCGTGACACATTCGTGACCCGCAGTGGTCGTGAGGTGGCACTGGAACTGTTTGTTGATCGGGGCAATCTGGATCGTGCTGACTGGGCCATGACATCGTTGAAAAACTCGATGAAATGGGATGAAACCCGCTTTGGTTTGGAGTATGACCTTGATATCTATATGATCGTCGCGGTTGATTTCTTCAATATGGGGGCGATGGAGAACAAGGGGCTGAACGTTTTCAATTCCAAATACGTTCTGGCAAAAACAGAAACCGCAACTGACAAAGACTATCTTGCCATTGAAGCGGTGATCGGCCATGAATATTTCCATAACTGGACAGGAAACCGCATTACCTGCCGTGACTGGTTCCAGTTAAGCCTGAAAGAAGGGCTGACCGTCTTCCGTGATCAGGAATTCAGTTCTGATTTAGGTTCCCGTTCGGTTAACCGCATTAATAACGTGCGGGTGATGCGTGCGGCACAGTTCGCTGAAGATGCCAGCCCGATGGCCCATCCAATCCGTCCCGATCAGGTGATGGAAATGAATAACTTCTATACGTTGACCGTCTATGAAAAAGGCGCGGAAGTGATTCGGATGATCCATACCTTATTGGGTGAAGAACAATTTCAGGCGGGTATGCAGCTTTATATCCACCGTCATGATGGCAGTGCTGCAACCTGTGATGATTTTGTTCAGGCGATGGAAGATGCTTCAAACGTCGATTTGACTCTCTTCCGCCGCTGGTATAGCCAATCTGGCACACCGGTGCTGACTGTCTGTGACGAATACGATGCAGACAAACAGCAATATATTCTGCATGTTAGCCAAATGACACCGCCAACGGCAGATCAGAAAGAGAAACAGCCACTGCACATTCCTCTGGACGTTGAGCTTTACGATGAGCAAGGCAGGGTTATCCCTCTGCGCCGTCATGGTCAGCCTGTGCATCATGTTCTGAATGTGATTAATGCAGAACAAACATTTGTATTTGATGATGTTCCATCACAACCTGTGCCTTCTTTGCTGCGTGAATTTTCTGCACCCGTGAAATTGGATTATCCCTACCGTGATGAACAGCTTTCATTCTTAATGAAACATGCGCGTAATGAATTCTCCCGTTGGGATGCGGCGCAGACATTACTGACCAATTACGTGCAATTAAATGTTGTCCGTAACCAAAAATTCCTGCCACTGGAATTGCCAATGCACGTCATTGATGCTTTCCGTGCGGTACTGCTGGATAAAGATATCGATCCGGCATTGGCGGCATTGATTCTGACGCTTCCGTCTGAAAATGAAATGGCAGAACTGTTTACCGTCGTCGATCCTAAAGCGATTCATGATGTCATCCAGGCAATGACCAAAGCACTGGCCAATGAAATGGCAGATGAATTTGCGGCGGTTTATCACAGCCTCCAGACCGGTGCATACCGTGTAGAACATAAAGATATTGCGAAACGCGATTTGCGTAATACCTGCCTTTACTATTTAGCCTTTATTGGCGACAAAGCGTTGGCGGATAAATTAGTGGCAGCACAATATTATCAGGCGGATAACATGACTGACTGTATCGCTGCTTTGTCTGCGGCGGTATTTGCTGAATTGCCTTGCAGTTATCAATTAATGGATGAATTTGATCAGCGCTGGCATCAGGATGGTCTGGTCATGGATAAATGGTTCAGGCTGCAAGCCACCAATCCAGCCTTTGATGCACTGGATAAAGTCCGTGACTTGATGCAGCACCGTTCTTTCAGCCTGAGCAATCCAAACCGCGTTTATTCACTACTGAGAACGTTCTTTAGCAATAATGCGGTGGCTTTCTATGCGGAAGACGGTAGCGGTTATCAATTCTTGGTGGAAGTGCTGACCGATCTGAATAGCCGCAATCCGCAAGTCGCATCACATTTGATTGATCCCTTGCTTCGTCTGAAACGTTACGATGAGAAACGTCAGGTTTTGATGCGTGCGGCACTGGAACAGTTGAAAAAATTAGAGAACCTGTCGGGTGATCTGTTCGAAAAGATTACCAAGGCACTTGAAAGTTAATCTATAACCTATCCTCCGGTTATCGCCGGAGGATATCAGGCCGCCGACCGTCAAGAGTGCTTTTTTGTTTACACAGATAATGGTAAATTAACGCTCTCTTCCTGTTACGACAACACAGCCATTATAAAAGCAATAGGTCAATTTAAATGTATTATTCTCTAGTACGGAAGGCATTGTTCCAGCTTGATCCTGAACAGGCACATGAGCTGACTTTCCGCCAGCTTAAACGTGTCGCCGGTACGCCTTTCGAATTCCTTATCCGCCAGTCAGTTGCCACTAAGCCCGTTACCTGCATGGGTTTGTCTTTCAAAAATCCCCTTGGTTTAGCTGCGGGTCTTGATAAAAACGGTGATTGTATTGATGCGTTTGGCGCGATGGGCTTTGGATTTGTTGAAATTGGCACGGTGACGCCGCGCCCACAAGCCGGAAATGATAAGCCAAGATTATTCCGGGTGGTTGAAGCGGAAGGGATCATCAACCGGATGGGGTTTAATAACCTTGGGGTGGATAATCTCGTAGAGAATGTTAAGCGCGCGAAATATGACGGGATTATCGGGATCAATATTGGGAAAAATAAAGATACGCCGGT
This genomic interval from Xenorhabdus doucetiae contains the following:
- a CDS encoding porin, producing MKRNILAVVIPALLVAGTANAAEIFNKDGNKLDLYGKVDVRHQIADGRSGEDGDASYARIGIKGETQINDQLTGFGRWEYNLKAHTEEGKQDTATRLAFAGLKFANYGTLDYGRNYGVNYDITAWTDVLPIFGGDSMSKTDNYMTGRATGLLTYRNTDFFGLVDGLTVALQYQGQNSERTKNKRSGATANGDGYGLSTTYNVGYGITLGASYANSTRANGDWVKGSAHGKRAEAWNFGAKYDANNVYLAAMYGETRNMTKGNGAATKDYTLNGIANKTQNFEAVAQYLFSDLGLKPSLAYVQSKGKELGEGEKRHSVDLVKYVSVGTYYYFNKNLSTYVDYKINLLDKHEGGDAGARNVFGVGLTYQF
- the asnS gene encoding asparagine--tRNA ligase produces the protein MSVAPVVDVLQGRVPVGNEVTVRGWVRTRRDSKAGISFLAVYDGSCFNPLQAVVNNNLPNYQDEVLHLTTGCSVEVTGTVVESQGKGQSFELQATHVVVVGMVDDPDTYPMAAKRHSIEYLREVAHLRPRTNLIGAVARVRHTLAQALHRFFHEKGFFWVSSPLITASDTEGAGEMFRVSTLDLQNLPRTDKGEVDFSQDFFGREAFLTVSGQLNGEAYACALSKVYTFGPTFRAENSNTSRHLAEFWMVEPEVAFADLNDIAKLSEEMLKYVFKAALEERADDLAFFAERVDSEVITRLEKFVDSDFVQLDYTDAIEILQNCGQQFENPVFWGVDLASEHERYLAEKHFNAPVIMKNYPKDIKAFYMRMNEDGKTVAAMDVLAPGIGEIIGGSQREERLDRLDQRMEEMGLNKEDYWWYRDLRRYGTVPHAGFGLGFERLVAYVTGVSNVRDVIPFPRTPRNASF
- the pncB gene encoding nicotinate phosphoribosyltransferase, which codes for MTLDATPIIKSLLDTDAYKFHMQQAVYHHYSTIPVVAEFRCRGDELLGEYAEALRHQIDMMADLTLTEREVGYLSRLPFFKEDYLNWCKTFRFNPKQVEISVTHEGQLAIRIAGLWHEVILWEVPLLALISELVHRHRSPEITPEDAVIQLRKLIELFYKDAAEANIDLSGFKLMDFGTRRRFSHGVQYAIINELKNNFPYLIGTSNYQLAKQLDLPPLGTQAHEWFQAHQQISPELANSQRAALKTWLNEYPNQLGIALTDCITMDAFLRDFDKPLATAYQGLRHDSGDPIEWGEKAIAHYQSLGIDPMTKTLIFSDSLDLQKALALYRHFHKRINVIFGIGTRLTCNIPGIKPLNIVIKLVECNGRPVAKLSDSPGKTICEDDEFVDRLRRAFDLPYIEKAV
- the pepN gene encoding aminopeptidase N, which codes for MTQQRLVKHRLDYKAPDYTITHIDLDFELNAEKTTVTAISQVKRQVNDITPLVLDGENLTLKSLYIDDKAWEHYQEQEGKLQIEQLPAQFTLKIVNEINPAANTALEGLYVSGDALCTQCEAEGFRHITYYLDRPDVLACFTTRITADKSKYPFLLSNGNRIEQGVLEDGRHWVKWQDPFPKPAYLFALVAGDFDVLRDTFVTRSGREVALELFVDRGNLDRADWAMTSLKNSMKWDETRFGLEYDLDIYMIVAVDFFNMGAMENKGLNVFNSKYVLAKTETATDKDYLAIEAVIGHEYFHNWTGNRITCRDWFQLSLKEGLTVFRDQEFSSDLGSRSVNRINNVRVMRAAQFAEDASPMAHPIRPDQVMEMNNFYTLTVYEKGAEVIRMIHTLLGEEQFQAGMQLYIHRHDGSAATCDDFVQAMEDASNVDLTLFRRWYSQSGTPVLTVCDEYDADKQQYILHVSQMTPPTADQKEKQPLHIPLDVELYDEQGRVIPLRRHGQPVHHVLNVINAEQTFVFDDVPSQPVPSLLREFSAPVKLDYPYRDEQLSFLMKHARNEFSRWDAAQTLLTNYVQLNVVRNQKFLPLELPMHVIDAFRAVLLDKDIDPALAALILTLPSENEMAELFTVVDPKAIHDVIQAMTKALANEMADEFAAVYHSLQTGAYRVEHKDIAKRDLRNTCLYYLAFIGDKALADKLVAAQYYQADNMTDCIAALSAAVFAELPCSYQLMDEFDQRWHQDGLVMDKWFRLQATNPAFDALDKVRDLMQHRSFSLSNPNRVYSLLRTFFSNNAVAFYAEDGSGYQFLVEVLTDLNSRNPQVASHLIDPLLRLKRYDEKRQVLMRAALEQLKKLENLSGDLFEKITKALES